A genome region from Erigeron canadensis isolate Cc75 chromosome 3, C_canadensis_v1, whole genome shotgun sequence includes the following:
- the LOC122594271 gene encoding cytochrome P450 86A1: MEANIIIIFMVLATTSAYFLWFHHLSRRLSGPKVYPFFGSLPVLFLNRSRIHDWIAGNLRSTGGGTYQTTTIAIPFFARKQGFYTVTCNPKNIEHILRTRFDNYPKGPTWQTAFHDLLGQGIFNSDGETWLIQRKTAALEFTTRTLRQAMARWVSRTIKTRLWCILEKASNEHFPVDLQDLLLRLTFDNICGLTFGKDPETLSTELSENPFATAFDSATEATLQRLLYPGFLWRLKKLIGIGAEMRLRKSLQVVENYMTEALTARKLNPSDDLLSRFIKKRDVDGNIFPNDVLKRIALNFVLAGRDTSSVALSWFFWLVMNNPLIETNIINELTTVLKDTRGSDSNTWVSDPLTFDEADRLVYLKAALAETLRLYPSVPEDFKYVINDDILPDGTRVPSGSTVTYSIYSVGRMKSVWGDDCLEFKPERWLSATGDRFEAPKDGYKFVAFNAGPRTCLGKDLAYLQMKSVVSAVLLRYRLSLVPGHRVEQKMSLTLFMKNGLKVYLHPRDLTSA; this comes from the coding sequence ATGGAAGCTaacattattatcatatttatgGTGTTAGCTACCACTTCAGCCTATTTCCTATGGTTCCACCACCTTTCTCGTCGTCTTTCTGGACCGAAAGTCTACCCTTTCTTCGGTAGCCTTCCGGTTCTTTTCTTAAACAGGTCCCGAATCCATGACTGGATCGCGGGAAACCTACGTTCAACGGGTGGTGGAACTTATCAAACCACCACAATAGCAATACCTTTCTTTGCACGTAAACAAGGGTTTTATACGGTTACTTGTAACCCGAAAAACATTGAACATATACTTAGAACACGGTTTGATAACTACCCGAAAGGACCAACATGGCAAACCGCTTTTCATGATCTCCTTGGTCAAGGGATATTCAATAGTGATGGCGAAACATGGCTGATACAACGAAAAACCGCGGCTTTGGAGTTTACGACACGGACACTACGCCAAGCCATGGCTAGGTGGGTTAGTCGTACTATTAAAACAAGATTATGGTGTATTTTGGAGAAAGCATCTAATGAACATTTTCCAGTTGATTTGCAAGATCTTTTACTTCGGTTAACATTTGATAACATTTGTGGGTTGACATTTGGTAAAGATCCGGAAACATTATCGACCGAGTTATCCGAGAATCCATTTGCAACCGCTTTTGATTCCGCAACCGAAGCAACGCTACAAAGGCTATTGTATCCGGGGTTTTTGTGGCGTTTGAAGAAGCTTATAGGGATTGGAGCGGAAATGAGACTCCGAAAAAGCCTTCAGGTTGTCGAAAACTATATGACCGAGGCATTAACTGCTCGTAAATTAAACCCGTCAGATGATCTTCTGTCAAGGTTTATTAAAAAACGTGATGTTGATGGGAATATATTCCCAAATGATGTTTTGAAACGTATTGCTTTAAACTTTGTGCTAGCCGGGCGCGACACATCATCTGTCGCGCTCAGCTGGTTTTTCTGGTTGGTCATGAATAACCCATTGATAGAAACAAACATTATCAATGAGTTGACCACAGTATTAAAAGATACACGTGGCAGCGATTCCAACACATGGGTTTCGGACCCTTTGACTTTTGATGAGGCTGATAGATTGGTGTACCTAAAAGCTGCTTTAGCAGAGACTCTCCGCTTGTATCCATCAGTCCCAGAGGATTTCAAGTACGTCATAAACGATGACATTTTACCAGATGGAACTAGGGTCCCATCTGGTTCAACAGTGACGTACTCGATATACTCTGTAGGACGAATGAAGAGCGTGTGGGGCGATGACTGCTTGGAGTTTAAACCCGAAAGGTGGTTATCTGCGACTGGAGACCGGTTTGAGGCACCGAAGGATGGTTACAAGTTTGTGGCGTTTAACGCCGGTCCAAGGACTTGTTTAGGCAAAGATTTGGCATACTTGCAAATGAAATCAGTGGTTTCTGCCGTGCTCCTTCGTTACCGGCTGTCGTTAGTTCCCGGTCACCGGGTGGAACAAAAGATGTCATTGACATTGTTTATGAAAAATGGTCTAAAGGTATACTTGCACCCACGCGATCTTACCTCAGCATAG